One genomic window of Garra rufa chromosome 2, GarRuf1.0, whole genome shotgun sequence includes the following:
- the LOC141325792 gene encoding gamma-aminobutyric acid receptor subunit pi-like: MTFFSSLFALLFISRFLENSLLSAEVKDGEILPPTIHKLMKGYNKYLRPFFDNGPVTVGMSLDIASIDTISEINMDYTATIFLRQRWTDERLVFEGNKSLSLDGRLVELLWVPDTFIVDSKKSFLHDITVENRLIRIFPNGTVLYALRITTTVACNMDLTKYPMDKQTCTLQLESCKKTHAFPSFASSKCCSGNKLTFGALPLKQLSLLADFIFLFLFISLPVCRSLIFLFFWMWISSTSSARAYIRAVA; the protein is encoded by the exons GTTTCTGGAGAACTCTCTGCTCAGCGCCGAGGTGAAAGATGGAGAGATTCTTCCTCCGACCATCCACAAGCTGATGAAAGGATACAACAAATACCTCCGGCCTTTCTTTGACA ATGGTCCTGTAACGGTGGGCATGAGTTTAGACATCGCCAGCATTGATACCATTTCAGAGATCAACATG GACTACACAGCCACTATCTTCCTCCGGCAGCGCTGGACAGACGAGCGGCTGGTGTTTGAAGGCAATAAGAGCTTGAGTCTGGACGGGCGACTGGTGGAGCTGCTGTGGGTCCCAGACACCTTCATAGTGGACTCCAAGAAGTCCTTCCTCCACGACATCACAGTGGAGAACCGACTCATCCGGATCTTCCCCAACGGGACGGTCCTCTACGCGCTCCG gATCACCACGACTGTGGCCTGTAACATGGATCTGACCAAATATCCGATGGACAAACAGACGTGCACCTTACAACTGGAGAGCTGTAAGAAAACTCACGCATTTCCATCTTTTGCTTCCTCAAAGTGTTGCTCTGGCAACAAGCTGACATTTGGGGCTCTT CCCCTGAAGCAGCTCTCTCTTCTTGCTGACTTTATCTTCCTCTTTCTCTTTATCTCTCTGCCCGTCTGCCGTTCTCTGATCTTCCTGTTCTTCTGGATGTGGATCTCATCCACATCTTCTGCTCGTGCTTATATAAGAGCAGTGGCATAA